A single genomic interval of Meleagris gallopavo isolate NT-WF06-2002-E0010 breed Aviagen turkey brand Nicholas breeding stock chromosome 6, Turkey_5.1, whole genome shotgun sequence harbors:
- the CHN2 gene encoding beta-chimaerin, with the protein MQKLLPSHKPAHSSHMPEVSAEWAAAASNLLSNIRSSWTNCAVLTAASLPSAGEDREKIWDPSAMFSEDLWLENEKSCAVVHKSKRGRKRQELLAVALGVKVGVKGALLWQPLKLFAYSQITSLVRRAALTQNDNHFNYEKAHNFKVHTFRGPHWCEYCANFMWGLIAQGVRCSDCGLNVHKQCSKYVPNDCQPDLKRIKRVYCCDLTTLVKAHNTQRPMVVDSCIREIEARGLKSEGLYRVSGFTEHIEDVKMAFDRDGDKADISASIYPDINIIAGALKLYFRDLPIPVITYDTYSKFIEAAKISNPDERLEAIHEVLMLLPAAHYETLRYLMIHLKKVTLHEKENFMNAENLGIVFGPTLMRPPEDSTLATLNDMRYQKLIVQILIENEDVLF; encoded by the exons ATGCAGAAGCTCCTTCCGTCCCACAAGCCGGCCCATTCGAGTCACATGCCAGAGGTCTCAGCAGAAtgggctgcagctgcttcaAATCTGCTGTCTAACATCAGAAGCAGTTGGAcaaactgtgctgtgctgacGGCAGCAAGCCTGCCGAGTGCTGGGGAAGACAGGGAAAAGATCTGGGACCCGAGCGCGATGTTCTCGGAGGATCTGTggctggaaaatgagaaaagctgtGCTGTCGTCCACAAGTCGAAGCGGGGAAGGAAGCGCCAAGAGCTCCTGGCCGTGGCCCTGGGGGTGAAGGTGGGAGTGAAGGGGGCACTCCTGTGGCAACCTCTGAAACTCTTTGCCTATTCACAGATCACCTCCTTGGTCCGAAGAGCAGCCTTAACTCAAAACGACAACCATTTCAACTATGAAAAAGCACACAATTTTAAG GTCCACACGTTTCGAGGTCCACACTGGTGTGAATACTGTGCCAACTTCATGTGGGGTCTCATCGCTCAGGGAGTGAGGTGTTCAG ACTGTGGGTTGAACGTACACAAACAGTGCTCCAAGTACGTGCCCAACGACTGTCAGCCCGACCTCAAGAGGATAAAGCGTGTCTACTGCTGTGATCTGACCACACTGGTGAAAGCCCACAATACCCAGAGGCCAATGGTGGTGGATTCCTGCATCCGAGAGATTGAAGCAAGAG GTTTGAAGTCTGAGGGCCTCTACAGAGTCTCAGGCTTCACTGAGCACATTGAAGATGTGAAAATGGCCTTTGATCGAG ATGGTGACAAGGCTGATATTTCTGCCAGTATTTATCCAGACATAAACATTATTGCTGGAGCACTGAAGCTGTATTTCAGAGACTTACCAATTCCTGTGATCACCTATGACACCTATTCCAAGTTCATAGAGGCAGCAA AAATCTCCAATCCTGATGAACGACTAGAAGCAATACATGAAGTGTTGATGTTACTCCCTGCTGCTCACTATGAGACACTTAGATACCTAATGATTCATCTCAAAAA gGTTACTTTGCATGAAAAGGAGAATTTTATGAATGCTGAAAACCTGGGAATAGTGTTTGGGCCAACTTTAATGAGACCTCCAGAGGACAGTACCTTGGCTACTCTGAATGACATGCGGTACCAGAAGCTAATTGTGCAAATcttaatagaaaatgaagatgttCTCTTTTAG